A region from the Hylaeus volcanicus isolate JK05 chromosome 6, UHH_iyHylVolc1.0_haploid, whole genome shotgun sequence genome encodes:
- the LOC128878869 gene encoding zinc finger protein 239-like isoform X1, protein MSWEISCADMCRACMKVDGVLLPMYDDDTISQKNLPDKLAELTSIQIDRFDGLPNMLCAKCAYRTDAFYDFKLQVQATEKKLRKMFETQMRWTIKEEVMGNDVEQIYMEQSNELSEVKLLNDKQNLKSMNGVDSSEEFLPEESSITVKGEHVLEIDVSELVEGNSEFNKDDISDLGGIFISKIPREEVDQNKRIKDEIPNEISKILESEHLDYTIMYIPEENVSLEHVNVDNVLSGETEAAIKLENNKKIFEVNCEDEVLNELVDNEEFISTDYIEKTDDTEVIKVCNDKRSWKKREKVNGRNKSKVSLKSNQQEEGSDDSDSDYFVDPKDNILGSLNDTITRIKEIKLEDNTIQYQCTLCLQNYDKLTGVLLHTIDNHVPSSGPFFCVVCEKDCESHRELRAHVKTHTGQFPYSCFICNKAYTMKRYLKRHMVCHTDFPRHRCPKCGLRFKVKSELESHITTHIRGAPYACSQCPRLFNHKGNYKRHLITHLDPQGLHLPKYPCKVCGKRFPNNRTLETHMRVHTGEKPFKCEVCGRSFSQQGNLLNHVRIHSNPRSYTCEVCGKRFNQRATLRDHSLLHTGEKPYICNVCGISFTFSAALRRHMWTHTGGKPFGCEICNARFVGKYDLRRHMTIHTDRPRVKRRKNPNKSNDAQEKVKEENLAIPEHPDTETVLIEEVLLTQDVTQVVRQQESEKENVDALFNLIQYG, encoded by the exons ATGAGCTGGGAAATCAGCTGTGCCGATATGTGTCGTGCGTGCATGAAGGTCGACGGCGTTCTTCTTCCTATGTACGATGACGACACTATCAGTCAAAAAAATTTACCCGATAAGCTTGCCGAACTTACATCAATACAG ATTGACAGATTCGATGGTTTACCAAATATGCTTTGTGCAAAATGTGCGTATCGTACAGATGCATTTTATGACTTTAAGCTGCAAGTTCAAGCTACTGAAAAAAAACTTCGTAAGATGTTTGAAACTCAAATGCGTTGGACCATCAAG GAAGAGGTAATGGGTAATGATGTAGAGCAAATCTATATGGAACAGTCAAATGAGTTGTCAGAGGTAAAACTGTTAAATGACAAACAGAATTTAAAGTCTATGAATGGTGTAGATAGTTCAGAAGAATTTTTACCTGAAGAAAGTAGTATAACGGTTAAAGGAGAACATGTATTAGAAATTGATGTATCTGAACTAGTGGAAGGAAATTCTGAATTTAATAAGGATGATATATCTGATCTGGgaggtattttcatttcaaaaattccaaGGGAAGAAGTTGATCAGAACAAACGGATAAAGGATGAAATAcccaatgaaatttcaaaaattttggaGTCCGAACACTTAGATTATACGATAATGTATATAccagaagaaaatgtttccttGGAGCACGTGAATGTTGATAATGTGCTTTCTGGCGAAACAGAGGCTGCCATTAaactagaaaataataaaaaaatctttgaAGTTAATTGTGAGGACGAAGTTTTGAATGAATTAGTGGACAATGAAGAATTCATAAGTACTGACTACATTGAAAAAACTGACGATACAGAAGTCATCAAAGTATGTAATGACAAAAGGTCATGgaagaaaagggaaaaagtAAATGGAAGAAACAAATCAAAGGTATCACTGAAATCGAACCAACAAGAGGAAGGCAGCGAcgattctgattctgattattttgttgatcCGAAAGACAATATACTGGGCAGTTTGAACGATACAATAACAAGAATAAAGGAGATCAAACTCGAAGATAACACGATCCAGTACCAGTGTACGTTGTGCTTGCAAAATTACGACAAGTTAACTGGTGTCTTATTACACACTATAGATAATCATGTACCAAGCAGCGGACCATTTTTTTGCGTCGTATGCGAGAAAGATTGCGAAAGTCACAGAGAATTACGGGCACACGTGAAGACGCATACGGGCCAGTTTCCGTATTCTTGTTTCATATGTAATAAAGCTTACACTAtgaaaagatatttaaagaGGCACATGGTGTGCCATACAGATTTTCCGAGACACCGGTGTCCGAAATGTGGACTCAGATTCAAAGTTAAATCCGAACTGGAATCTCATATAACGACACACATACGCGGCGCGCCTTATGCTTGCAGTCAGTGTCCACGATTGTTTAATCACAAAGGTAATTATAAACGACATTTAATTACCCACTTGGATCCGCAAGGTCTTCATCTACCCAAATATCCCTGCAAAGTTTGTGGAAAGAGATTTCCGAATAATCGTACCTTAGAAACACATATGCGTGTTCATACTGGCGAGAAACCGTTCAAATGCGAAGTTTGTGGAAGATCGTTTTCGCAACAAGGCAATTTATTGAATCACGTGAGGATCCATTCGAATCCACGAAGTTACACGTGTGAAGTATGTGGGAAACGATTCAATCAAAGGGCAACTTTAAGAGATCATAGTCTTTTGCACACGGGAGAAAAGCCGTATATTTGTAACGTTTGTGGAATATCATTTACATTCAGTGCTGCTTTAAGACGTCACATGTGGACGCACACTGGTGGGAAACCGTTTGGatgtgaaatttgtaatgctcgtttcgttggaaaataCGATTTAAGAAGACATATGACGATACATACCGATAGGCCTAGGGTAAAGCGAAGGAAAAATCCGAACAAGTCGAACGATGCACAAGAGAAAGTTAAAGAAGAAAACCTTGCTATTCCTGAGCATCCTGACACAGAGACCGTTTTAATCGAAGAGGTTCTCTTAACTCAAGATGTTACACAAGTTGTTCGACAACAAGAGTctgagaaagaaaatgttgatgcgctttttaatttaatacagtATGGTTAA
- the LOC128878869 gene encoding zinc finger protein 57-like isoform X2 yields the protein MLCAKCAYRTDAFYDFKLQVQATEKKLRKMFETQMRWTIKEEVMGNDVEQIYMEQSNELSEVKLLNDKQNLKSMNGVDSSEEFLPEESSITVKGEHVLEIDVSELVEGNSEFNKDDISDLGGIFISKIPREEVDQNKRIKDEIPNEISKILESEHLDYTIMYIPEENVSLEHVNVDNVLSGETEAAIKLENNKKIFEVNCEDEVLNELVDNEEFISTDYIEKTDDTEVIKVCNDKRSWKKREKVNGRNKSKVSLKSNQQEEGSDDSDSDYFVDPKDNILGSLNDTITRIKEIKLEDNTIQYQCTLCLQNYDKLTGVLLHTIDNHVPSSGPFFCVVCEKDCESHRELRAHVKTHTGQFPYSCFICNKAYTMKRYLKRHMVCHTDFPRHRCPKCGLRFKVKSELESHITTHIRGAPYACSQCPRLFNHKGNYKRHLITHLDPQGLHLPKYPCKVCGKRFPNNRTLETHMRVHTGEKPFKCEVCGRSFSQQGNLLNHVRIHSNPRSYTCEVCGKRFNQRATLRDHSLLHTGEKPYICNVCGISFTFSAALRRHMWTHTGGKPFGCEICNARFVGKYDLRRHMTIHTDRPRVKRRKNPNKSNDAQEKVKEENLAIPEHPDTETVLIEEVLLTQDVTQVVRQQESEKENVDALFNLIQYG from the exons ATGCTTTGTGCAAAATGTGCGTATCGTACAGATGCATTTTATGACTTTAAGCTGCAAGTTCAAGCTACTGAAAAAAAACTTCGTAAGATGTTTGAAACTCAAATGCGTTGGACCATCAAG GAAGAGGTAATGGGTAATGATGTAGAGCAAATCTATATGGAACAGTCAAATGAGTTGTCAGAGGTAAAACTGTTAAATGACAAACAGAATTTAAAGTCTATGAATGGTGTAGATAGTTCAGAAGAATTTTTACCTGAAGAAAGTAGTATAACGGTTAAAGGAGAACATGTATTAGAAATTGATGTATCTGAACTAGTGGAAGGAAATTCTGAATTTAATAAGGATGATATATCTGATCTGGgaggtattttcatttcaaaaattccaaGGGAAGAAGTTGATCAGAACAAACGGATAAAGGATGAAATAcccaatgaaatttcaaaaattttggaGTCCGAACACTTAGATTATACGATAATGTATATAccagaagaaaatgtttccttGGAGCACGTGAATGTTGATAATGTGCTTTCTGGCGAAACAGAGGCTGCCATTAaactagaaaataataaaaaaatctttgaAGTTAATTGTGAGGACGAAGTTTTGAATGAATTAGTGGACAATGAAGAATTCATAAGTACTGACTACATTGAAAAAACTGACGATACAGAAGTCATCAAAGTATGTAATGACAAAAGGTCATGgaagaaaagggaaaaagtAAATGGAAGAAACAAATCAAAGGTATCACTGAAATCGAACCAACAAGAGGAAGGCAGCGAcgattctgattctgattattttgttgatcCGAAAGACAATATACTGGGCAGTTTGAACGATACAATAACAAGAATAAAGGAGATCAAACTCGAAGATAACACGATCCAGTACCAGTGTACGTTGTGCTTGCAAAATTACGACAAGTTAACTGGTGTCTTATTACACACTATAGATAATCATGTACCAAGCAGCGGACCATTTTTTTGCGTCGTATGCGAGAAAGATTGCGAAAGTCACAGAGAATTACGGGCACACGTGAAGACGCATACGGGCCAGTTTCCGTATTCTTGTTTCATATGTAATAAAGCTTACACTAtgaaaagatatttaaagaGGCACATGGTGTGCCATACAGATTTTCCGAGACACCGGTGTCCGAAATGTGGACTCAGATTCAAAGTTAAATCCGAACTGGAATCTCATATAACGACACACATACGCGGCGCGCCTTATGCTTGCAGTCAGTGTCCACGATTGTTTAATCACAAAGGTAATTATAAACGACATTTAATTACCCACTTGGATCCGCAAGGTCTTCATCTACCCAAATATCCCTGCAAAGTTTGTGGAAAGAGATTTCCGAATAATCGTACCTTAGAAACACATATGCGTGTTCATACTGGCGAGAAACCGTTCAAATGCGAAGTTTGTGGAAGATCGTTTTCGCAACAAGGCAATTTATTGAATCACGTGAGGATCCATTCGAATCCACGAAGTTACACGTGTGAAGTATGTGGGAAACGATTCAATCAAAGGGCAACTTTAAGAGATCATAGTCTTTTGCACACGGGAGAAAAGCCGTATATTTGTAACGTTTGTGGAATATCATTTACATTCAGTGCTGCTTTAAGACGTCACATGTGGACGCACACTGGTGGGAAACCGTTTGGatgtgaaatttgtaatgctcgtttcgttggaaaataCGATTTAAGAAGACATATGACGATACATACCGATAGGCCTAGGGTAAAGCGAAGGAAAAATCCGAACAAGTCGAACGATGCACAAGAGAAAGTTAAAGAAGAAAACCTTGCTATTCCTGAGCATCCTGACACAGAGACCGTTTTAATCGAAGAGGTTCTCTTAACTCAAGATGTTACACAAGTTGTTCGACAACAAGAGTctgagaaagaaaatgttgatgcgctttttaatttaatacagtATGGTTAA
- the LOC128878869 gene encoding zinc finger protein 660-like isoform X3, which translates to MGNDVEQIYMEQSNELSEVKLLNDKQNLKSMNGVDSSEEFLPEESSITVKGEHVLEIDVSELVEGNSEFNKDDISDLGGIFISKIPREEVDQNKRIKDEIPNEISKILESEHLDYTIMYIPEENVSLEHVNVDNVLSGETEAAIKLENNKKIFEVNCEDEVLNELVDNEEFISTDYIEKTDDTEVIKVCNDKRSWKKREKVNGRNKSKVSLKSNQQEEGSDDSDSDYFVDPKDNILGSLNDTITRIKEIKLEDNTIQYQCTLCLQNYDKLTGVLLHTIDNHVPSSGPFFCVVCEKDCESHRELRAHVKTHTGQFPYSCFICNKAYTMKRYLKRHMVCHTDFPRHRCPKCGLRFKVKSELESHITTHIRGAPYACSQCPRLFNHKGNYKRHLITHLDPQGLHLPKYPCKVCGKRFPNNRTLETHMRVHTGEKPFKCEVCGRSFSQQGNLLNHVRIHSNPRSYTCEVCGKRFNQRATLRDHSLLHTGEKPYICNVCGISFTFSAALRRHMWTHTGGKPFGCEICNARFVGKYDLRRHMTIHTDRPRVKRRKNPNKSNDAQEKVKEENLAIPEHPDTETVLIEEVLLTQDVTQVVRQQESEKENVDALFNLIQYG; encoded by the coding sequence ATGGGTAATGATGTAGAGCAAATCTATATGGAACAGTCAAATGAGTTGTCAGAGGTAAAACTGTTAAATGACAAACAGAATTTAAAGTCTATGAATGGTGTAGATAGTTCAGAAGAATTTTTACCTGAAGAAAGTAGTATAACGGTTAAAGGAGAACATGTATTAGAAATTGATGTATCTGAACTAGTGGAAGGAAATTCTGAATTTAATAAGGATGATATATCTGATCTGGgaggtattttcatttcaaaaattccaaGGGAAGAAGTTGATCAGAACAAACGGATAAAGGATGAAATAcccaatgaaatttcaaaaattttggaGTCCGAACACTTAGATTATACGATAATGTATATAccagaagaaaatgtttccttGGAGCACGTGAATGTTGATAATGTGCTTTCTGGCGAAACAGAGGCTGCCATTAaactagaaaataataaaaaaatctttgaAGTTAATTGTGAGGACGAAGTTTTGAATGAATTAGTGGACAATGAAGAATTCATAAGTACTGACTACATTGAAAAAACTGACGATACAGAAGTCATCAAAGTATGTAATGACAAAAGGTCATGgaagaaaagggaaaaagtAAATGGAAGAAACAAATCAAAGGTATCACTGAAATCGAACCAACAAGAGGAAGGCAGCGAcgattctgattctgattattttgttgatcCGAAAGACAATATACTGGGCAGTTTGAACGATACAATAACAAGAATAAAGGAGATCAAACTCGAAGATAACACGATCCAGTACCAGTGTACGTTGTGCTTGCAAAATTACGACAAGTTAACTGGTGTCTTATTACACACTATAGATAATCATGTACCAAGCAGCGGACCATTTTTTTGCGTCGTATGCGAGAAAGATTGCGAAAGTCACAGAGAATTACGGGCACACGTGAAGACGCATACGGGCCAGTTTCCGTATTCTTGTTTCATATGTAATAAAGCTTACACTAtgaaaagatatttaaagaGGCACATGGTGTGCCATACAGATTTTCCGAGACACCGGTGTCCGAAATGTGGACTCAGATTCAAAGTTAAATCCGAACTGGAATCTCATATAACGACACACATACGCGGCGCGCCTTATGCTTGCAGTCAGTGTCCACGATTGTTTAATCACAAAGGTAATTATAAACGACATTTAATTACCCACTTGGATCCGCAAGGTCTTCATCTACCCAAATATCCCTGCAAAGTTTGTGGAAAGAGATTTCCGAATAATCGTACCTTAGAAACACATATGCGTGTTCATACTGGCGAGAAACCGTTCAAATGCGAAGTTTGTGGAAGATCGTTTTCGCAACAAGGCAATTTATTGAATCACGTGAGGATCCATTCGAATCCACGAAGTTACACGTGTGAAGTATGTGGGAAACGATTCAATCAAAGGGCAACTTTAAGAGATCATAGTCTTTTGCACACGGGAGAAAAGCCGTATATTTGTAACGTTTGTGGAATATCATTTACATTCAGTGCTGCTTTAAGACGTCACATGTGGACGCACACTGGTGGGAAACCGTTTGGatgtgaaatttgtaatgctcgtttcgttggaaaataCGATTTAAGAAGACATATGACGATACATACCGATAGGCCTAGGGTAAAGCGAAGGAAAAATCCGAACAAGTCGAACGATGCACAAGAGAAAGTTAAAGAAGAAAACCTTGCTATTCCTGAGCATCCTGACACAGAGACCGTTTTAATCGAAGAGGTTCTCTTAACTCAAGATGTTACACAAGTTGTTCGACAACAAGAGTctgagaaagaaaatgttgatgcgctttttaatttaatacagtATGGTTAA